The genome window AAAGGATAAAAAGCTAATCTTTGCAAAATGGGACAGCCAAGAAAAACATGGCTGTTcttataataaaactataaataaaagctTCCGTGTACAGTTTATATTAATAACTGTAAACAGgcaactctttttaaaaacaaccaaccagccaaacaagaaaacacaagtTCATACTCTACTCCCATCTCAGGGTGGAGATGATCAGTGTCCAGATCTGAGGAGTGAAAACAGACGTCAATAAGGGTTTAATCTCAGATGAGAAATAGCTTCTCGGGAACCTGACCTCTCAGGTCACTGGTGGCTCCTTTTTCCATGAATAAAAGATGACTCCCTCTTTGCCAGTGGAACACGAGACAGACTGATGGCTGTTTCTATAAGAGTTACTAATAACACTTCTTGTCAACTCTGATCTTACTTAAAATGCGTGCCAGACACAGATAATCAAATGAGCTACATATGTAAATGCATTTTATAGTATTCATGAGCGTAATGCTGAGTTAACATTGCAAAAATCTTTCATATTaacactcattttcattgattaaCCTTCCAAAGAGACTGGTGATTTTCTACTTCAAACTATCCCCAGAACTCAGATCTTAGTCAATAATTAAAGGGATATATGCTCATCTTAGGGAATAAAACTCAATCTCTTCACGACTTTCATCTCATCTTCCCAAATCAAGTTGTCTATGGTTGGAAACCCTGACAGTCGCTCATGAATGACCTCAATAATAGTCTTGGGAAGATTCTTCAAAGATTTATTCAttctattatgtgtgtgtatatgcatgtgcatgtgtgtgtgagtgtgtatgtgtgtgtgtgtgtgcacgcaccacatgcatgtactacccacagaggtcaaaagaaggcaCCAGCTTGCCTTATCTAGAATGACAGGCGGTTGTAAGCTGCCCGGTATGGGTTCTAGGAACTAAGCCTACCGCAAGTGTATCAACTCCCCATAATTGAGAGAAGGACAGTGTCAAATCAGTTATTTTTCCTTGGTGGAAAATTaagacacagtaacacagtggTAGGTTAAAGAAGTAGATCCAAGTTCTTAACTAACCAAATGAAATGGTACCCGAGGTCCTTAGGCATCCTCTGCCCTGCCATCAGCCCCCAGCAGGGCACAGTCTCCTCCATACACCCTCAGTCCCTTTGCCCCACTCACGGGTGACCGGCCGGCTCTGCTCCAGCTGCACACTGTCCAGGGATTGAGTGCTGGGCACTGCAGAGACACTGGAACTCCTCACAAAGCCGAAAAGCCGCCAGCTTAGCTGCTGGAAGACGTGAGTAACCAGGAGGACGAAGCCCAGATTTTGGTAGACTGGATTTTGCAGCATTTGAATTGGAGGCTTTCTTAAGATCTGTTAAAatgaatcaaaaagaaaaaattctcaatGGCCAGCAAGATGGAGAATGTCACAGAGTGCGCTATCGTCATGAGTAGACTAATCCTGCAGGCTAATTCTGCACACTAGCAAACCAGTTTTTAATAGAAAGGCCCCTAACCAAGGCAGGTGCTTCAGAGGACTCAGGAGAGACAGCCACAGCCACTGCCCTGAGGATGTTCAATCTCACTAAGTTAGGAACTGAGGACAGACAATTGGCCTCATTATCAGCCCCAGGAAAGGCTAAAGGGCTCAGGGTGCCAAAGGGAAAGAGAGTAGCAACTGTTGCAAGTTACCTTAAATTTATGAGAACAAGATGTGCCTTAAAATTTAACACACGATGGGCTTTAACCACAAGATGCCTTCCAAGAATCATCCATACTGTCAGTCCTCTGAAATCCCCAGTGACTGACTGGGCAAACCCCAAGCCCTCATCCTACCCTGAGAACAGCAGTATCTCCTTGTAAAGAATGATGCTGTAACTCATGTCCAACATCTATTGTACAGTCTGGAAGGCATTTAAAAGTGGTGTTAGGATTTCTCTTGCTTTTCCATCACTGGTTTTTATGTTAGTCCAAACTTTAAGTTAGTTTCGAGGTAGGTACCTAGCCAGGGAGCGCAAGGATGACAGTGCCATGACACGAGCATCTCTGCAGCAGCATGGTACTTTCAGGGATGGAGACTTTGAGGAACAGAAAAAGAGTGGGTGCTGGATAAAAGATGCCTGGCATTATGTTGGCATTAAGTCAGCAGGGAAGCCCCCTCTTCTGGGCACTTGGCACTTAGCActtgacagaaacagccacagACACCAGTTCAAAAAGGCCCCATGCATTGGACAACACATGACTCTCTGTGAAGTACACTCTTAGAAATCTCAGAGCAAGTGTCATTGGACTACAGCCTGAAACCCAGCAAGCAGAAGGCTAGGCTACAGAGAAGAAACTTTAGACCATAATTGTGTAGTATGCAGTACAGTGGGAGCCTGGTTCAAAACCAAAGAGTTCTCATTTGGCCCCTCCCTTCAGCTGTAACACATTCACTGCACTGCCATTGTAAAGTGAAGATTATCTTGGCTTGGCAGCCATGAAGGAAGGGTGGGTCATGAGGTTCCTACTTGAATTCTAGCCATTATGCTTGCCCCAACCAGGAGCTGAAAGTGATCGCAGGAAATGCTAAAGTATCCAGGAAGTAGAAGGCTAACCAGACGTGGGGCTTCCTGGTGCAGCATCCATTCATGTGGGCTGGGGTGGCACCTGGTGCAGCATCCATTCATGAGGGCCTGGGGTAGGACCTGGTGCAGCATCCATTCATGTGAGCTGGAGTGGGACCTGGTGCAGCATCCATTCATGTGAGCTGGAGTGGGACCTGGTGCAGCATCCATTCATGTGGGCTGGGGTGGCACCTGGTGCAGCATCCATTCATGTGGGCTGGGGTGGCACCTGGTGCAGCATCCATTCatgagggctggggtgggaccTGGTGCAGCATCCATTCATGTGAGCTGGGGTGGCATCTGGTGCAGCATCCATTCATGTGAGCTGGGGTGGGACCTGGTGCAGCATCCATTAATGATAGGCTGTGGTGACACCTGGTGCAGCATCCATTCATGACGGGCTGGGATGGGACTTGGTGGTGATACAACTGTTTTGCAGTCCCTCATGCTCCTGTGAGTCACTGCTCCCTTGCCCTCTGATTtcaagccaaataaactcattggttcaccaagctgagCTTTGGGGGTAATCTTTGCCCTGGTACCCTATCAGGGGTGAATAAACAATTCACATCTCTtgagtttgtttgggttttgttgttgttgatgtttgttttgttttgttttgttttgtgagggcAGTGGTTCTCTTTATTTTAGAAATGGGGGTGGCTGTACGTATGAAAATCACTACAGAGTGATTCAAAGTAGGAaaacttacaagaaaaaaaaacatttcctgtccccaccccataGTCATCACCTCACTGAGGTAAGGCTGTGCCATTTTCCCATGGCccttataaaaacaacaacaaaaacccaacccatCTTCCAGTGAAATCCTCCTGCCATCTCCCTTCTGTATGGTGTCCCAGGTTGTGGCTCACTCAGATTTCTCCTTTGTGTGTAAGAAGACACTGAAGAGGCAGCCATCATGGAGAAGGTACTGGCACAGTAGAGATTGGTGCTTCCCTGACACCTGTGTGGAGGAGTATAGGTGTGTGTGGCCTAGCCGGTTGTGGGCCACTGTAAACTGGAATACAGCATACACATTGGAGAGCTTGAACTGGACAGTGAACTTGCCACTTTCTCTCTTCAAGAAGGTCTTTTCCACAGGGTCCATGTGCAGGAACTCTAGCTAATGTCATCATCATCAAAGAGTCCCACTTGCCATTGGAGAGCTGGCCAATCACAATGCTGTATTCCACCAGGTTAATAACAGTGTAGGCATTGGGTGGGGCTGTCTCGCCCACCCAAGGATGAAACACAGTTCCCACTCAGAGGATGCCTTCCACCTTGAACAACCAGCAGTAGAGGGCCACAGCTAGCTCACAGTTGTCTGACTGAAAATACCTCTGGGTGCCGGGTGTGGCCTTCTGTACTGCTGAGTTGAAGAAGCAtcactgaagaaatccagagagcCACTGAGGATAACCTGGGCATTGTTCTTGGCTTGGAGCCCCATGatcggggttgggaatttagctcagtggtagagcatttgcctaacaagcgcaaggccctgagttcaatcctcagctcaaaaaaaaaaaaagagttgctgtggagcCCCATGATCAAAAGAGTGCCCTTCCCCATTGTGTGGTGGTACTGGGTGATGGGCTTATCTGGGAAGGAGTAACAGATTGAAGAGCCTGTTAGGATGCCCAGAACCAAGGGACTGTCAGGGTCTGCCGCCATTCCAGCTCCCAGGAAGAAAGTGGCGTTCAGAGATAACTTCCCATCAATGGTTGGGGCCTTCAACAAGTTCTCAGTGTCATGACAAGCGTATGCTGGCCAAGGTCTGAGACATCATAATTGTGATGGTCAATGACAGCTGTTTTCTCTTCATCAAATTCAGTTCCACACTCACCGCCCAGTTCCTGAAAAGGGTCACCCATGTGAGAGTTGGTAGCCACCAAAGCACCGCCACCACCATCAGCAAAAGCGCTGATGGTCTCCACGTTAATGTTGCCTCCAAAGTCATCCACCAAGGAGGAGAAGATGAGGTTGTCCCAGAGGAACTCCCAGTACTTAATGAGggacaagctggagtcatctgtgGTCTTGAAAGTGAGCTCAATGCCCTGGTACTTCAGGCTGCCGAAGAACATCAAGTGTGTGTCCTGCATGTTGAGGTTGTCCAGTAGCATGAGGGTATGGGGCCTGCTGGTACAGACCTAGCTGGGTGCAGCCACCAGCAGCCCACTAAGGCGCCAGGCACCAGCGGCGAGGCGGGGATCCATCTTCATCTTCCAGCTGAAGAGGTCAGCACCTGGACACCTCATTCCCATCTCTTTAGGAGCACTTATGATGGCAAAGAATCCACAGaatatgcagacacacatgccagaggTGAACCAAATGCTGGGAATGCTGCACAGGTGGAGGACCAGCCTTCACAATGGGAATCCTGAAGGAGTGTCCAGAGGTTCGacccacatcaaagaccttaatatGAGACCTGAACCCCGACACTGATAGAGGAGGATGTAGGGAGAGTGCTTGACCACCCAGGCAGTCACAGACCTTCTCCACAGGACTCTGGTTGCTCAGAAAATGTCAACAACCAACAAATGTGATTTCATGAcattgaaaagcttctgcatagcAACCAATGAACCAAGCGAAGGAATGGGACAAAACCCCTGCTAGTCACACATGGGAAAAGAAGATTAATGTCTAGAatacagaatatacaaagaactcaaccTACTGAACACAGAAACCACCCAATCCAtaacagttctcaaaagatgagatgagatgtcttcatcaatcCCCGCCCCTCAGGGTCCGGGAGCTatgtagaagaggaagagaaagatggtaggggaggcagaggggatgaGATCACCAAGTAcaagtgtcttccagacacaacagaggactgacacacacaggaactcggagactgtggcagcatgcacagggcctgcatgggtctaaaTCAGACGGGGTCCCAGGACTGCATGGGGAAGTGGACACCAGCTCCCATCCCAACcgagaagctatctccaactgacaaccacttacaaaggaaagcttagttctctccaatggagtctcaccaggtatattaaccacatttacaggtaggccccatgcccagcagtagatggccaagaCAAAAGGAACTCAGTGGCATTTTTCGTAGACTTTTGGCCTCATGTTATTttgtctgggcatttttttttttttggtcttactgATCTTTTACTTGCATATTATGGCTtccgattgtgtgtgtgtgtgtgtgtgtgtgtgtgtgtgtgtgtgtgtgtgtgtgtgtgtgcttttttaaaaaattgtggtttgtttgggggttttcatctgcctgtttgttttctaaagagaaagagaaagaaagggtgtggactagtggaagcccatgaactgtggactggtggctgtggagcccccatgggactggactaggccctctggatatggaaaacggttgtttggctcaacttgtttgggggggcacccagacagggggatcaggatcggtccctggtgcatgggcaggctttgggaATCCAGTGCTTgtgatgtgacaccttgcacagccttggtgcagtgggaaggggcttggacctgcctaggctcagtgtgctgggctctgctcactccccatgggagacctcaatttgggggtgtggggatgtagggtggcttgggagggaggagatgggatctgtgggtggtatgcagagtgagtagaaaatttcttattaaagaataatggggaaaaaaagaaaaaaaagaagaaagggtgtggatttgtgtgggtaggaagcagagagggcctgggaggagttgggggagagtgATCAGAATACAGTGcatgtaaaatttattttcaataaaacacacacacatgcacaaagttTTTGgtgaaaaagaaatgtgaatttttttccttttaataaattCAGTGTTTCTGCAACTATTTGCCAGGAATGCATAGAAGGAAGCTCTAGTCTCtaaaaagcctttaaaaatattcatactCTAGAATTCCTTTGATGATTAGCCCACTTGAAAGCCTTTTCATTCAGTGAATGCCTGAGCCTCTGCAGTGGGAAGGGGAGCTGTGTGTGTCaacaatttataaaacaaatatattaaagGTGGACTGGAAATAAAAGTGAGCGATTATAATAACAATAAGTAACAAATAGACCCTTCAACTACACTGCCACTTCTGGTATTTATCAGAGACTTCAGGTCAACACATCACAGAGACACCTGCCCATCCATGGTCACTGTTACATCTTCGACAATGGCTACTATGAAACCATGCCAGGTATCCAACAACGGAGGAATGGTTAAGGAAACTGTATATGCACACAATGGAATGTTGTCAACCATAAAAAAATTgcattattttcaggaaaatagatgCAACTGGAAAGAACCATATTAAATGAAGTAAGCCAGCCTGAGAAAAATCAAATGTTGTGTGTTTTCCCTAATTTTATGTAGATATCCTAGGTggttttgttgtcaacttgacagacgTGGGAAGAGGAAAACTCAGCTGAAGAATTGCTGTCATCAGATATGAATTACAGCTCAATAAGGCTATTACACTACACCAGAAGTCTAGGAATATATCAGGGGCACAATCAAAGtacattgtacacatgtgtgaagatgtcataatgaaacccagtaTTATATATAATTGTTGCATGCTAATAAAAGcaagctttaaaataaaatattgaatgattagaatcatattttttttcttttttggagctgaggatcgaacccagggccttgagcttgctaggcaagtgctccaccactgaactaaatccccaacccctcataattttatttctaattaagcAATAGAATTAATATAGAATCATGATTAGTACCCAATGTGTATCAGTATCTTTACAATGTTGGGGTGGGGCAGAGTCTTATTATATaagccctgactagcctggaacttgctatgtggaccaggctggcctcaaattcagaactTTTACTACCCCTGTCTCTCCAgcgctggtattaaaggtatgtgcttcCTCACCATGCTAATATCTTTACTCTTACAGGGtctgtgttggggctggagagacgggtcagctgttaagaacaccgGCTCCTCTTGGAGAGGAGTCATGTTAggttccaacacccacatggcagctcataaccacctgtaactccagttccagaggatctgataccctctacTGGCCTGTATGCAtctggtgcacacacatgtatgcaggcaaaacactcatgcacacaaacaagtgaaatgtttttgcttcatttttgagattgtaatagcctttatgcctttctttttatcctctcaaccctcccatttacccttccttgctttctttcaaatccaTTATTTGATAATTATTGATACATCATGCATatataattgtgtgtatgtatattttcctaaatataacctgctcggtctgtataatgttacttgtacacAGGTTTACAGAGCTGACTATTGGGTATTGGATAGCTCCAGGGGAGGAGCATCTCTTCCGCTCTCACCATCCCATTCTTTGTGTAGGCTTGAGGCTCATGGACTTTCCCTCATCCACATCAGTACATCTGTGGTGGTTGTCCAGGTTCAGCGCATGGGCTGCCATGTTAAGACTCTGTGGGTGCAGCGCCTGATATTActaagagacacagtctcacagtaaactccagctcccctggctcttacagtcttcccacCCCTTCTTCGGAAATGTTCCCGAGCCTTAGGTTTAGGAGTGTTTGTAGATGCATCCGTGGGGACCGGGCTCCACAAATCtacatttttattggttgtggctttctgtaatgatctctatGTGTCACAAAGAGAAATTTGCTGAAGATTTGGAAGTAGGAGCCTCTGATGAGGGAGATCATTTGACGTTTGCCTTTCTCAGTCTGGATTAACCTCACTAAGTATGATCTTTCCTAATTCTATT of Onychomys torridus chromosome 22, mOncTor1.1, whole genome shotgun sequence contains these proteins:
- the Ddost gene encoding LOW QUALITY PROTEIN: dolichyl-diphosphooligosaccharide--protein glycosyltransferase 48 kDa subunit (The sequence of the model RefSeq protein was modified relative to this genomic sequence to represent the inferred CDS: inserted 4 bases in 4 codons; substituted 2 bases at 2 genomic stop codons), whose translation is MKMDPRLAAGAWRLSGLLVAAPSXVCTSRPHTLMLLDNLNMQDTHLMFFGSLKYQGIELTFKTTDDSSLSLIKYWEFLWDNLIFSSLVDDFGGNINVETISAFADGGGGALVATNSHMGDPFQELGGECGTEFDEEKTAVIDHHNYDVSDLGQHTLVXDTENLLKAPTIDGKLSLNATFFLGAGMAADPDSPLVLGILTGSSICYSFPDKPITQYHHTMGKGTLLIMGLHTKNNAQVILSGSLDFFSDXFFNSAVQKATPGTQRYFQSDNCELAVALYCWLFKVEGILXVGTVFHPWVGETAPPNAYTVINLVEYSIVIGQLSNGKWXLFDDDDIXLEFLHMDPVEKTFLKRESGKFTVQFKLSNVYAVFQFTVAHNRLGHTHLYSSTQVSGKHQSLLCQYLLHDGCLFSVFLHTKEKSE